DNA from Rhodothermales bacterium:
CACCGAGCATCAGGAAGCCGCCGCCGCGGACGCGGACGAACGTCTCCATGAGTTCGAGCTGATCGAGGGTAAATGCGCCGGCCTCCATATCTCCCAGAAGCACCGCGTGGTACGAGAACATCTCGGCCCGATCCCGCGGAAAGCCGCCCTGGAGTTGCTGCGGCGTCTGGATCCCCTGCCGGTAGTACTGCGCCGGCCCGGTCCGCGCGACCGACGACACCTCGATCACCTGATCGTCCTCCATCGCCCGCTTCGAGAACTTGAATTCGGGCCGCAGGTGCCCGTCGATGTACAGGACGCGGATCGTATCCTGCCGGGTGTCGATCAACACATGGTGGGCGTTATTGGCCGTGTTCTGCTCGCCGGGCGCCTCGTCGATCGTGAGCGTATACTCGCGCGCCTCGGTGGAGGCCGGCTCGTAGAAAAACGTAAACTGGTCGACCTTCCCTTCCCCCTTCAGCGTGCGTGTCTCGGTGAAGACGCGCTCCTCGCCGCGAAAGAGATTAAACGCGACCGGCTCGGGCTCCGCCGCCCAGCTGCGGACCTTGACCTCGATCTCGGCCCCCGTCGTCTCCTCGACGCTCCGGCTGACGGACGCGTCGAGCAACTCGCGGTCCTGCAAAAAGGCCGTCTGCCCGATACCGACGACATGGAGCGGCACGTCCATGGCACGAAGCTGCTCGGCCTCGTTGAGCGGCACGCCGTCGCTGTTGTCGCCGCCGTCGGTCATCAGCACCACGCCGGCCAGGGGGACGCCCCGGAAGTCGGAGATCACGCGGTCGAGCGCGGCGGAGAGATCGGTGCTGTTGCCGTCCGCCGCGGCGTGCTGGACGCTATCGACCCGGCTGACGCGTTCGCCGAACGTGTAGTAACGGACGTTGAAGTGCTCCTCCAGGCCGGCTCCGAGCGCACGGCCGGGGTCTTGTAACAGCGAGGCGACCTCTCCGAACCGGGTGCGTCCCTCGCCGGCGTCCGGGATCGTCATGCTTTCGGAGGCATCGACGAGGACGGCGACGAAGTTCTCGTCGGGCACGACATCCGGGGTGATGAGCACCGGTTCGAGGAGCGGCAAGAACAACAGCACGAGCGCCGTGAGGCGGAGCGACAGCGAAAACGCCTTTGCGCGGGTCGAGGCGAAGAGATTCGTGACACCGTAGATCACAGCGAACGCCGCGCCGACGAGCAGCAGCCCGCCGGCGATGAGCCACAGCCACTGGCCGATCTGGACGCCGATCTCGCCTTCGGAGAACTGCAGGCTGTTGAACTTGAAGAGGCGTTCTAACCAGGTCTGGGGCATGAAAATTAACGGTTAACTCAACGTCCAACGCTTAAAAACTGTTGGGATTTCCACAACCCAGGGCATAGTCATCCCCGCGAAGGCGGGGATCCAGCCATCAGAATGGCATTTATCTGGGTCCCCGCCTTCGCGGGGATGACGTGCTCCTTATGCAATATGCAAATCTCAACGGTTCAACGTCATTCATTCCTGGATTTCGAGAGCGACTCGTAATAGCGATCGACGACGTCCCGATACTCGTCCGGCACCTCGGCGTTGCGCGATCCGTAGAGCTTCTTTTCCATTTCGATGGTGTCGAGCTGGCGGGAGAGCAGCATCTCGAGGTCCGACAGCGGGTCGTAGACGTTTTCGTTGAAGAAGTCCTGGGCCGAGTCTTCATCGATCAGAATACCGGTGAAACTGGCGTCGGCGACGCGGCGGAGGGACTGCTGGGCGCGCTGGAGGCTGCGCTGCATCTCCCCATCACCTTCCTCACCACCGAGCTGCTCCTGCAAGCGATCGAGGGTCTGCTCCGCCTGTCGCGCCTGCTGCTGCATCCGGGCGGCCTGGCCGCGGGCGCCGCCTTGTTGCCCGGATTGTCCCTCGCCCTGCTGGCCCTGCTGACCCTGTTGGCCCTGCGGATTCTGGCTCTGTTGGCCCTGGCTGTCCTGCCCGGGCTGCTGGCCCTCTTGCTGGCTTTGAGACTGTTGGCTTTGAGACTGTTGATCCTCTGCCGGCCGGCCCTGCTGGCCAGCGCGTTCCTGGGCCTCTTCCATGCGTTCCCGGATGTCCTGGAGATCGGCCAGGGCGCGGCGTAGCTGATCTTCGTCGGTCTGCGGGAGGTTTTCCTGCAGCTCGCGGGCCTGGGTCGTAAGGCCGCGCAGGGACTCGTCGATGGAATCCTGGATCCGTTCGGCGAAATCGATCCATCCGCGTTCGAGGGCGGCCTGGGAGTCGTCCATGTTTTTCTCGAGGTCGTCGCGGCGCATCTGCTGCATCATATTGCGCAGGGTCGTGGCGGCTTCGGGGTCTTCCTCGCGGATGCCGGCTTCGAGCGACTCGGCCTGGCGTTTCAGGCGGTCGAGATTATTGCGCATGCTCTCACGGTTTTCGCGAAGATTCTCCAGCTCTTCCTGTTCGATTCGTCCGCTCTCCTGCGCCTTTTCGAAGGCCGAGGCGATATCCGATCCGAGGCGCTCCTCTTGCTGGCGCATCTCTTCGAAGTCCCGGACGAACTCATCGAGCAGTTCGCGTTTGTTGTCGGCGCCGGCCATGCGCATGTCTTGCTGGAGCTGGTCGAGTTCGTTCAGCGCCTGCTGCTGCTGGGCGGCGGCCCGCTGGTCGTCGCCGTTACGCAACGACCGTTCGGCTTCGCGCATGTTGTCGATGGCGCGCTGGAGCCCCTGCTGCATCTCGCGGGAGACGTTTTCCTCGCTCCGGCTCATCTGCTGCATCTGCTGGGCAAGCTCCTCGGCCTGCTCGCGGATTTCGTCCTGGTCCCGTTTTAGGCGCTCGATGAACCGCTTCTCGTCCTCGCCCTGGAGGGATTGCTGGCGCTGGTTGGCGAGCCGCTGCTGCTTGCGGGCCAGTTCCTTGATCCGCTGCATGGCGTCGTCCATCTGCTGTTCGCCGCCGCCGCCGCCCTGCTGCTGCGGCTGTTGCTGCATCTCGTATTTATCGCGGGAGATGTCCAGCTCCAGATCCATCAACTCCGTCATCCGATCCTCCATCGACCCACCGCCACCGCCGCCGCCCTGCGACGGGTCGCGGTTCATGGCCACCTGGCGGTCGCGGTTGAGCGCGTCGGCGCGGAGGAGGAAATTGAGGGCGCGGCGCTCGGGGGCGAGGGCCTCTTCGAGTTTCGCCGTTTCGAGCACCTCGATGGCGCCGTCCATCTCGTCGACCGCCCCGCGGAGATACTCGACGATCTTCTGGCTATCCTCGCTGTCGCGTAATTCCAGCGAGAAGGCCGTCGACCCGATCCGCTCCTCGATGCTTTCTTTCAAGCTGGCCTGGGCCTGTACGAGTCCGCGCACGGCTTCCTGGAAGGCCTCCGGGGTTCCTTCGTTGCGCGACCGGTGGAGCTTCCACGTCGCGGCGATGATTTCCTGCTGGCTGATTACGGTCCGGCTCTGCCCGCCACCACCGCCACCTCCGCCACCCGTGTTGTTCGCCTGGGTGAAGCGCTGGTCAAACGGGGCGACCTCGATGAAGTACATGTCCGACGCCTCGGCGTCGCGGCCGGCGAAGAAGTCCTCGGCCTCGACATAATACGAGATCACGTCTCCGGGCTCGAGTTCATAATCTTCCAGGAAAAAGACGTAGTCGCCGGTGACCGAGGCCGTGCGGGCCTGGTCGGCCGGCATGAGGGCGACGGTCTCCTCATCTTCCCCATTGACCGAGAAGCGCAGCCGGAGGTCCTTCACCCCGTAATCGTCCTCCACCTTCGCTGCCACCACGACTTCCTCGATCGCGTTCACCCGCACGTCCTGCTGGGGGTCGGTGATCGAGATGCGCGGGCGCTCGTCTTCCTCGGGGACTATCAGGTAGTCGTCCGGAAACTTGTTCTGCTTGCCGGCTCGGTCGCGCAGCTCCACATGGTACAGGTCCTCGGCTTCGAGCGCGATCTCGGCGCGGTAGACGCCGTCGCCGGCGGACTGCAAGGGCACCCGTCGGCCGCTATCCATCACCAGTGCCGCCTCCTCGAGGTCGCCCGTCGCGGTGACACTCACGCCGACCCGGGCGCCCTTGAGGCCCCGAATATCGCCGCTGTCTTCCTCGACCCGCGGCGGCAGGCCCGTGTAGGCCGGGTAGGTGTAGCGCAGATCGATGCGCTCGATTTCGGGGAAGGCGTAGAGGGAGACGGTAAAGATGTCCGACTGGAGTTCGTCATGCTGCACGAAATACTCGAGGGGCTCCTGCACCTCGGCGAATTCATGGAGATACACCGGCTGCCCGATGCCTTTGCGCATGGCCGCCTTCTGCCACTCGCCTCCCGGGGTGCGGAAGGTGATGAAGACCTCGTCTTCGGTCGGATCGCGGAGTTCGACGATCACCTCCTGCGTCGCCCCGCGCTCGATCTCTACGCTGCCTGGCGCCACGGTCATCGGGGGCTGCTCTTCGGTGGCGGCGAGGGTATATTTGACGCCGGAAAAAGCGCTCAGGATGGCGTCCGACGCGTAGTAGCCGTAGACGAGGAACAGCAGCGCCCCCGCGCCGGCGGCCACGGCCATGATGCGCTCTTTTTTACGATCGACGACCGTCGTGATCGGGATCGAGCGGACCTGCTGGACGGCGTCGTCCACCAGCCGATCCAGGAGCGAGCCGGTCTCGGCGTCCGCCATCTTGCTGTTCACCTCCACCGCACTGTTGAGGCGGTCCTCCAACCCGGGGATCTTCTCCTCGATAAACAGCGCCACCTGCCGGTCGTCCATCTTCAGCAGCAGCGGCTGGATGAGGTAGCGGACGGCCACATACAGCACCGCCACCCCCGCCAGCGCCGCGCCGGCCAGGAGGTACGTCAGCTCGATCTCGGTGTTGAGGTACACGACGAGGTAGAGCACGACGAAGAACAGCAGCGTCAGCAACGTGAGGGCGACACCCTGAACCAGGGCGCGCCGGCGCAGCCGCTGACGAACCAGCCGGACGAGAGAGAGGACGCGTTGGTTTGAAGCCATGGTGGTTCAGGGCAAAGTGCAAAAGGCAAAAGGCAAAAGGTAAAGGGGAAAAGGTCAAGGGGAAAAGTCGAAATGGGGCTGG
Protein-coding regions in this window:
- a CDS encoding DUF4175 family protein; translated protein: MASNQRVLSLVRLVRQRLRRRALVQGVALTLLTLLFFVVLYLVVYLNTEIELTYLLAGAALAGVAVLYVAVRYLIQPLLLKMDDRQVALFIEEKIPGLEDRLNSAVEVNSKMADAETGSLLDRLVDDAVQQVRSIPITTVVDRKKERIMAVAAGAGALLFLVYGYYASDAILSAFSGVKYTLAATEEQPPMTVAPGSVEIERGATQEVIVELRDPTEDEVFITFRTPGGEWQKAAMRKGIGQPVYLHEFAEVQEPLEYFVQHDELQSDIFTVSLYAFPEIERIDLRYTYPAYTGLPPRVEEDSGDIRGLKGARVGVSVTATGDLEEAALVMDSGRRVPLQSAGDGVYRAEIALEAEDLYHVELRDRAGKQNKFPDDYLIVPEEDERPRISITDPQQDVRVNAIEEVVVAAKVEDDYGVKDLRLRFSVNGEDEETVALMPADQARTASVTGDYVFFLEDYELEPGDVISYYVEAEDFFAGRDAEASDMYFIEVAPFDQRFTQANNTGGGGGGGGGQSRTVISQQEIIAATWKLHRSRNEGTPEAFQEAVRGLVQAQASLKESIEERIGSTAFSLELRDSEDSQKIVEYLRGAVDEMDGAIEVLETAKLEEALAPERRALNFLLRADALNRDRQVAMNRDPSQGGGGGGGSMEDRMTELMDLELDISRDKYEMQQQPQQQGGGGGEQQMDDAMQRIKELARKQQRLANQRQQSLQGEDEKRFIERLKRDQDEIREQAEELAQQMQQMSRSEENVSREMQQGLQRAIDNMREAERSLRNGDDQRAAAQQQQALNELDQLQQDMRMAGADNKRELLDEFVRDFEEMRQQEERLGSDIASAFEKAQESGRIEQEELENLRENRESMRNNLDRLKRQAESLEAGIREEDPEAATTLRNMMQQMRRDDLEKNMDDSQAALERGWIDFAERIQDSIDESLRGLTTQARELQENLPQTDEDQLRRALADLQDIRERMEEAQERAGQQGRPAEDQQSQSQQSQSQQEGQQPGQDSQGQQSQNPQGQQGQQGQQGEGQSGQQGGARGQAARMQQQARQAEQTLDRLQEQLGGEEGDGEMQRSLQRAQQSLRRVADASFTGILIDEDSAQDFFNENVYDPLSDLEMLLSRQLDTIEMEKKLYGSRNAEVPDEYRDVVDRYYESLSKSRNE